The proteins below are encoded in one region of Paenibacillus sp.:
- a CDS encoding carbohydrate ABC transporter permease yields MPKAFDLRKSITTIALLVVGVLFVLPFAWMISASFKLEGDVFAYPIQWIPENGVGFSNYREVWFGDHPFWVYYWNTIKVTAATTLISCTVSAMAAYGFSKIQFPAGKWLFFIVLATFMVPQQAILVPQFILYRLIGLFDSHWGLILLNSFSVLGTFMLRQFFMGVHNEFIESAKMDGAGHFRIFTMIALPLVKPAIATYAILRFIWTWNDYQNPLIFLRTDSLFTIQLAMQKFTSINGEFWSLIMAAAVSAIVPLLIMFIAGQRRVIEGIAMGGVKG; encoded by the coding sequence ATGCCGAAGGCGTTCGATCTAAGAAAATCGATAACGACGATCGCTTTGTTGGTTGTCGGCGTCTTGTTCGTGCTGCCGTTCGCATGGATGATTTCCGCTTCCTTCAAGCTGGAGGGCGACGTATTCGCGTATCCCATTCAATGGATTCCGGAGAACGGGGTCGGGTTCAGCAACTACCGCGAAGTGTGGTTCGGGGATCACCCGTTTTGGGTGTATTATTGGAATACGATCAAGGTGACCGCGGCGACGACGTTGATCTCTTGTACGGTTTCCGCCATGGCGGCGTACGGGTTTTCGAAAATTCAGTTCCCCGCGGGGAAATGGTTGTTCTTCATCGTTCTTGCTACGTTCATGGTTCCGCAGCAGGCGATCTTGGTGCCGCAGTTCATTTTGTACCGCTTGATCGGCTTGTTCGACAGCCACTGGGGCCTCATTTTGTTAAATAGCTTCAGCGTATTGGGAACTTTCATGCTGCGTCAATTTTTCATGGGCGTGCACAACGAATTCATCGAATCGGCCAAAATGGACGGCGCGGGGCATTTTCGCATTTTTACCATGATTGCGCTGCCGCTTGTGAAGCCCGCGATCGCCACGTACGCGATTCTTCGCTTCATCTGGACGTGGAACGATTACCAAAATCCGCTTATCTTTTTGCGTACGGATTCGCTCTTTACGATCCAGCTTGCGATGCAAAAGTTTACATCGATTAACGGCGAGTTTTGGTCCTTAATTATGGCGGCCGCCGTTTCGGCGATCGTTCCGCTGCTTATTATGTTCATCGCCGGGCAGAGACGCGTCATCGAGGGCATCGCCATGGGCGGGGTGAAAGGGTAG
- a CDS encoding sugar ABC transporter permease — MQRSETIAGFIFVLPMLLGVGVMVLLPICAAAYLSFTEWSMITGLAGVKWIGLENYDKLFQDAKFIKTLGNNAIFLLTVPAYLAISLVLAVLINKFVYMKDFFKVIYFLPYISSVVAVATVWRVLFHPSMGPVNQFLRSIGVDRPPAWIADPEFALISVMMISVWISIGYNMIVYMAGLQSIPRDLYEAAEIDGANGLVRFFRITLPMLSPTTFFLMITGIIYTFKVFDLIAVLTQGGPAGSTNVIVYYMYDTAFLNLKIGYASAQAMILFLCVMAITFLQWIGQRKWVNY; from the coding sequence ATGCAGCGAAGCGAAACGATCGCCGGCTTCATCTTCGTTCTGCCGATGCTGCTTGGCGTCGGGGTGATGGTACTGCTGCCGATTTGCGCGGCCGCGTACCTCAGTTTCACGGAATGGAGCATGATTACGGGGCTGGCAGGCGTGAAATGGATCGGGTTGGAAAACTACGATAAACTTTTTCAAGACGCTAAATTCATCAAAACGCTAGGGAACAACGCCATATTTTTGCTGACGGTTCCCGCGTACCTCGCGATCTCGCTCGTCCTGGCCGTGTTGATCAATAAATTCGTATATATGAAAGATTTCTTCAAAGTCATTTACTTCTTGCCTTATATTTCGAGCGTCGTCGCGGTAGCGACCGTCTGGCGCGTATTGTTTCATCCGTCGATGGGGCCGGTCAATCAGTTTTTACGATCGATCGGCGTCGATCGCCCGCCCGCTTGGATCGCGGATCCGGAGTTCGCTTTGATCTCCGTCATGATGATTTCGGTCTGGATCTCCATAGGGTACAACATGATCGTATACATGGCGGGGCTGCAGTCGATTCCGAGAGATTTGTACGAGGCGGCCGAAATCGACGGGGCGAACGGACTGGTGCGCTTCTTCCGCATTACGTTGCCCATGCTTTCGCCGACGACCTTCTTCCTGATGATTACGGGTATTATTTATACGTTCAAAGTGTTCGATCTTATTGCCGTGCTGACGCAGGGAGGCCCGGCGGGCTCCACGAACGTGATCGTGTACTATATGTACGATACGGCGTTCCTGAATTTGAAAATCGGATACGCTTCGGCGCAAGCGATGATCTTGTTCCTATGCGTAATGGCGATAACGTTCCTTCAATGGATCGGTCAAAGAAAGTGGGTGAATTACTGA
- a CDS encoding MFS transporter: protein MFRISLFMFLLFSTYSIVGFFLPPYLLSKGLDASQIGTLLAVGSFVTIIAQPIWGYVSDKKQAVKPVITLLLFCGLLISSGFFSATAFGLILFFYGLFAFFNSATGPLSEALCISYAQDNNKNFGRIRLWGEIGVGSSALILGIVVDRIGIQSLGFLYAGTMSVALAATFLLPKSKSTAPSVRLSDFGRLFTKRKLLWCLLLALIIGIPHKMNDGMLAIHLQGLGGTDTQLGMAWLAATFSTVPAFFFISRLIAKWNELGILFVAATAYAVRWLLYSQADRPELLIAAQVLHSLTFPLFFVASIQYLSRVVPTELRASGQSLFAVTFSGLGGIIGSSGGGFAIERIGVQWTYLSGAFLAFLGAVAVFVIYVAEKRKDGGAMSHTM, encoded by the coding sequence ATGTTCCGAATCAGCTTGTTTATGTTTCTGTTATTTTCCACGTACAGCATCGTCGGGTTCTTCCTGCCGCCTTACCTTCTAAGTAAGGGCTTAGACGCAAGTCAGATTGGAACCTTGCTTGCCGTCGGATCGTTCGTAACGATCATCGCCCAGCCGATCTGGGGGTACGTCAGCGATAAGAAACAGGCGGTAAAGCCTGTGATAACGCTCCTTCTGTTTTGCGGCTTGCTAATCAGTTCAGGCTTCTTCTCGGCGACGGCGTTCGGACTCATCCTATTCTTTTACGGCTTGTTCGCCTTCTTTAACAGCGCTACGGGCCCCCTTTCCGAGGCGCTTTGTATCTCCTACGCGCAGGACAATAATAAAAATTTCGGGCGTATTCGTCTTTGGGGAGAAATCGGGGTCGGCTCCTCCGCGTTGATCCTCGGGATCGTCGTCGACCGCATCGGAATTCAATCCCTTGGCTTCCTCTATGCGGGAACGATGAGCGTCGCGTTAGCCGCTACGTTCTTGCTGCCGAAATCCAAATCCACGGCTCCGTCCGTTCGCCTGTCCGATTTCGGCAGGTTGTTTACGAAGCGCAAGCTGCTATGGTGTTTGCTGCTCGCCTTGATCATCGGCATCCCGCATAAGATGAACGACGGCATGCTTGCCATCCACCTGCAAGGGTTGGGCGGGACCGATACGCAGCTAGGCATGGCCTGGCTCGCCGCGACGTTCAGCACGGTACCGGCCTTCTTCTTCATCAGCAGGCTGATCGCGAAATGGAACGAGCTCGGCATCTTATTCGTCGCCGCGACGGCATACGCCGTCCGCTGGCTATTGTACAGCCAAGCGGATCGTCCTGAGCTCCTGATCGCTGCCCAAGTCCTCCACAGCCTAACGTTCCCGCTGTTTTTCGTAGCCTCTATCCAATATTTGTCTAGAGTCGTTCCGACCGAGCTGCGCGCGTCCGGACAATCGCTGTTCGCCGTTACGTTCAGCGGCCTCGGCGGCATCATCGGCAGTTCCGGAGGCGGCTTCGCCATCGAACGAATCGGAGTGCAATGGACGTACTTAAGCGGCGCTTTCCTCGCGTTTCTCGGAGCTGTCGCCGTGTTCGTCATTTATGTGGCGGAGAAGAGGAAGGATGGCGGCGCGATGTCGCACACGATGTAA
- a CDS encoding GTP cyclohydrolase II — protein MPATKSFDPQVISILEKKIQLIKSDEGAIYLVGPIKLPVNLLGETVEFQWYCWLNCSEVTEDFERIVAKLSSANLAELQQSSVLVHGDFQHAENALIRFHSICHTGDIFGSKRCDCGYQLKQSMKHIAEHGSGALFYLANHEGRGIGLFSKALAYILQENGYDTVDANLQLGFVDDSRDYSDAIKVLKALRTKPVTLVTNNPRKLDALRNAGLDVKDRVQLWGDVSEYNENYLKTKIERSGHLNEGEGCCDND, from the coding sequence ATGCCCGCGACGAAAAGCTTCGATCCCCAAGTCATATCGATTCTGGAGAAAAAAATACAACTCATCAAGAGCGATGAAGGGGCTATTTATTTGGTCGGCCCGATCAAGCTGCCAGTAAATTTACTTGGGGAAACCGTCGAGTTTCAGTGGTACTGCTGGTTAAATTGCAGCGAGGTGACGGAAGATTTCGAACGCATCGTAGCCAAGTTATCGTCCGCGAATTTAGCGGAACTTCAACAGTCGAGCGTCCTCGTTCACGGAGACTTTCAACATGCCGAGAATGCCTTGATTCGGTTTCATTCCATTTGTCACACCGGGGATATTTTCGGAAGCAAGCGCTGCGACTGCGGATACCAGCTCAAACAGTCGATGAAGCATATCGCCGAGCACGGAAGCGGCGCGTTGTTTTACTTGGCGAATCACGAAGGGCGAGGGATCGGGCTCTTCAGCAAAGCGCTCGCTTACATTCTTCAAGAGAACGGTTACGATACCGTAGACGCCAATTTGCAGCTCGGATTCGTCGACGATTCGCGCGATTACAGCGATGCGATCAAGGTGTTGAAGGCGCTTCGGACGAAGCCGGTCACCCTGGTCACGAACAATCCAAGAAAATTGGATGCGCTTCGTAACGCAGGATTGGATGTTAAGGATCGGGTGCAGCTTTGGGGCGACGTTTCCGAGTACAACGAAAACTATTTAAAAACGAAAATCGAGCGGTCCGGACACTTGAACGAAGGCGAAGGCTGCTGCGACAACGATTAA